In one Novosphingopyxis iocasae genomic region, the following are encoded:
- the atpA gene encoding F0F1 ATP synthase subunit alpha encodes MDIRAAEISKVIKDQIANFGNEAEVSEVGTVLSVGDGIARVHGLDQVQAGEMVEFPGNIQGMALNLEADNVGVVIFGSDTHIKEGDQVKRTGTIVDVPVGKGLLGRVVDGLGNPIDGKGPIQAEKRMRVEQKAPGIIPRKSVHEPVQTGLKAIDALVPVGRGQRELIIGDRQTGKSAVAIDTFINQKHANAGDDESKKLYCIYVAIGQKRSTVAQIVRQLEENGAMEYSIVVAATASEPAPLQYLAPYTGVTMGEYFRDNGMHAVIVYDDLSKQAVAYRQMSLLLRRPPGREAYPGDVFYLHSRLLERAAKMNEVNGAGSLTALPIIETQAGDVSAYIPTNVISITDGQIFLETNLFYQGIRPAINVGLSVSRVGGAAQTKAMKKVSGSIKLELAQYREMEAFAQFGSDLDASTQRLLNRGARLTQLLKQPQFSPLPFEEQTVVIFAGTNGYIDSVDVDQVSYYESSLLSYMRAEHQDILDTIRETKDLGDEVKGKLKDALDSFGKSFA; translated from the coding sequence ATGGACATCCGCGCCGCAGAAATCTCGAAGGTCATCAAGGACCAGATCGCCAATTTCGGTAACGAAGCCGAAGTCTCCGAAGTGGGCACCGTGCTGTCCGTCGGTGACGGTATCGCCCGCGTTCACGGCCTCGACCAGGTGCAGGCCGGTGAGATGGTGGAATTTCCCGGTAATATCCAGGGCATGGCGCTGAACCTTGAAGCCGACAATGTCGGCGTCGTGATCTTCGGGTCCGATACGCACATCAAGGAAGGCGATCAGGTCAAGCGGACCGGCACCATCGTGGACGTTCCGGTGGGCAAGGGCCTGCTCGGCCGCGTGGTCGACGGCCTCGGCAACCCGATCGACGGCAAGGGCCCGATCCAGGCCGAAAAGCGCATGCGCGTGGAACAGAAGGCGCCTGGCATCATCCCGCGCAAGTCGGTGCACGAGCCCGTGCAGACCGGCCTCAAGGCCATCGATGCGCTGGTTCCCGTCGGCCGCGGCCAGCGTGAGCTGATTATCGGTGACCGTCAGACCGGCAAGTCCGCCGTCGCGATCGACACCTTCATCAACCAGAAGCACGCCAATGCGGGCGATGACGAGAGCAAGAAGCTCTACTGCATCTACGTCGCGATCGGCCAGAAGCGCTCCACCGTCGCGCAGATCGTCCGCCAGCTCGAAGAGAATGGCGCGATGGAATATTCGATCGTGGTCGCCGCGACCGCGTCCGAGCCTGCCCCGCTGCAGTATCTCGCGCCCTATACCGGCGTGACGATGGGCGAATATTTCCGCGACAACGGCATGCACGCCGTGATCGTGTATGACGATCTGTCCAAGCAGGCCGTCGCCTATCGCCAGATGTCGCTGCTGCTGCGCCGCCCGCCGGGCCGCGAAGCCTATCCGGGCGACGTGTTCTATCTCCACAGCCGCCTTCTCGAGCGCGCGGCGAAGATGAACGAGGTCAATGGCGCCGGTTCGCTCACCGCTTTGCCGATCATCGAGACGCAGGCCGGCGACGTGTCCGCCTACATCCCGACCAACGTGATCTCGATCACCGACGGCCAGATCTTCCTTGAAACGAACCTGTTCTATCAGGGCATCCGTCCGGCCATCAACGTCGGCCTGTCGGTGAGCCGCGTCGGCGGCGCCGCACAGACCAAGGCAATGAAAAAGGTATCCGGCTCGATCAAGCTGGAGCTCGCCCAGTACCGCGAGATGGAAGCGTTTGCGCAGTTCGGTTCGGACCTCGATGCCTCGACGCAGCGCCTCCTCAACCGCGGCGCGCGCCTGACGCAGCTGCTGAAGCAGCCGCAGTTCAGCCCCCTCCCCTTCGAGGAGCAGACGGTGGTGATCTTTGCCGGCACCAACGGCTATATCGACAGCGTCGATGTGGATCAGGTGTCCTATTATGAAAGCTCGCTGCTCAGCTACATGCGCGCCGAGCATCAGGACATCCTGGACACTATCCGCGAGACCAAGGACCTCGGTGATGAGGTCAAGGGCAAGCTGAAGGACGCGCTCGACAGCTTTGGCAAGAGCTTCGCTTAA
- a CDS encoding F0F1 ATP synthase subunit delta: METSSGISASLAGRYATALFELARDRGQIESVERSLASLKQALDEVPEFMTVTTSPEFSREQAERASLAVADQLGVDPLTRNFIGVLSENRRLAKLKQVARDFDTLVAAHRGEVTAEVVSAHALTDDQMEALRKQLRTRVGRDVNIQSRIDPSILGGLVVKIGSRMIDSSIKTRLNTLASAMKG, translated from the coding sequence GTGGAGACATCCAGCGGCATTTCGGCTAGCCTGGCAGGACGTTACGCCACCGCCCTGTTCGAGCTGGCGCGTGATCGCGGACAGATCGAATCGGTGGAGCGCTCTCTGGCCTCGCTCAAGCAGGCGCTCGACGAGGTTCCCGAGTTCATGACGGTGACGACGAGCCCGGAATTTTCGCGCGAGCAGGCCGAGCGCGCCTCGCTTGCCGTGGCCGATCAGCTCGGCGTCGATCCGCTGACGCGCAATTTTATCGGCGTGCTGTCGGAAAATCGCCGCCTTGCCAAGCTGAAGCAGGTCGCACGCGATTTCGACACGCTGGTCGCCGCCCATCGCGGCGAAGTGACCGCCGAAGTCGTGAGCGCCCATGCGCTCACCGACGATCAGATGGAGGCGCTGCGCAAGCAGCTGCGCACCCGCGTCGGCCGCGACGTCAACATTCAGTCCCGTATCGATCCGTCGATTCTGGGCGGCCTGGTCGTCAAGATCGGCAGCCGCATGATCGACAGCAGTATCAAGACCCGTCTCAACACGCTCGCCAGTGCGATGAAAGGCTAA
- a CDS encoding F0F1 ATP synthase subunit gamma, which yields MASLKELKGRISSVKSTQKITKAKQMVAAAKLRKAQAAAEAARPYAERMEAVVSSLASRITPNNRSPKLLIGTGKDQVHLLVVLTSDRGLAGAFNANIVKEARNYARQLEKDGKTVIFYLAGRKGRSAINRFHPGQTEKYYDTTEVKEPGFDEAREISQDLTDMLEAGTFDVAHLFYSKFRSALTQEPTRQQIIPVKIDESAAAREAADNAPSASVEYEPDEEAILADLLPKNLTTQIFTALLENMASEQGASMTAMDNATRNAGELIDNLTIQYNRSRQAAITTELVEIISGAEAL from the coding sequence ATGGCAAGCCTCAAAGAACTTAAAGGCCGCATCTCCTCGGTCAAATCGACCCAGAAGATCACCAAGGCCAAGCAGATGGTCGCCGCGGCGAAACTGCGCAAGGCACAGGCTGCGGCGGAGGCCGCACGCCCCTATGCCGAGCGCATGGAGGCGGTGGTTTCCTCGCTCGCCTCGCGGATTACGCCTAATAACCGCTCGCCCAAGCTGCTTATCGGCACGGGCAAGGATCAGGTGCACCTGCTGGTTGTCCTGACATCCGACCGCGGTCTTGCGGGCGCGTTCAACGCGAACATCGTGAAGGAAGCGCGCAATTATGCTCGCCAGCTGGAAAAGGACGGCAAGACCGTTATTTTCTATCTCGCCGGTCGCAAGGGCCGCAGCGCGATCAACCGCTTCCACCCCGGCCAGACCGAGAAATATTACGACACGACCGAGGTGAAGGAACCCGGCTTCGACGAGGCGCGTGAGATTTCGCAGGACCTCACCGATATGTTGGAAGCCGGCACCTTCGACGTCGCGCATCTGTTCTATTCCAAGTTCAGGTCCGCGCTGACGCAGGAGCCGACCCGCCAGCAGATCATCCCGGTGAAGATTGACGAGAGCGCCGCCGCCCGGGAGGCCGCAGATAATGCTCCGTCGGCTTCGGTGGAATATGAGCCGGATGAGGAAGCGATCCTTGCCGATCTGCTGCCGAAGAACCTGACGACGCAGATCTTCACCGCGCTTCTGGAAAACATGGCTTCCGAACAGGGCGCCTCGATGACCGCGATGGACAATGCGACGCGTAATGCGGGCGAGTTGATCGACAACCTCACCATCCAGTATAATCGCAGCCGTCAGGCAGCGATCACTACCGAACTCGTTGAAATTATTTCTGGCGCAGAAGCGCTGTAA